From a region of the Trichocoleus sp. genome:
- a CDS encoding ABC transporter permease subunit gives MSRPLSISKTPYIWAIVTLGAIVLSLYSTGIFRQEIFNLGGLPQFWQFFRASVQPNLSAEFLQLTWNASLTTLAFAVCGTFLSVLFGFIGGVLISEVGWLAVFPRQTQFFWIRSTLRSLLAVPRSIHEMIWGLFFVNLFGLDPLVGIVAIVVPYSAIVAKVFSELLDETPRQPLNALLSSGTPPLTALLYSLLPQAFLDLLSYSFYRFECSLRSAAVLGIIGAGGLGYQIMLSLQSLQYEQLWTLFYALVILNGCVDLLSASLRHRLGSPSRLDLNFRKRSTNPNRHPSRATSPSSNSFFQFFWQHSLTLAGLSAIVLIPFCFWVVGADYSKLWSARTFLLLSEITRSTFPPNFQLSQISQLLMLSLETVAMSILAIVLAGLGGILLSFPAAHNFFLPGGLLKPRQSGWGDRFSAWAWLLLTRLVLLVFRAIPAPIWALVSLFIVFPGILPGAIALGLHNLGILGRLMAEVNENLDQRPLAALKAQGTPAPSLFLYGILPLTLTRFIAYVLYRWEVCTRETVIVGLVGAGGLGLLLTEQLSSFDYSRVVVTLGCFVLITFGVDWASSAARRSLR, from the coding sequence ATGTCTCGCCCTCTCTCCATTTCTAAAACGCCCTACATCTGGGCAATTGTGACGCTTGGCGCGATCGTCCTCTCCCTCTACTCAACAGGTATCTTTCGGCAAGAAATTTTTAATCTGGGGGGACTGCCGCAATTCTGGCAATTTTTTCGAGCCAGTGTCCAGCCCAACCTCAGTGCAGAATTCTTGCAGCTTACCTGGAATGCTTCGTTAACGACGCTTGCTTTCGCAGTTTGCGGCACGTTTTTAAGTGTTTTGTTTGGCTTTATCGGCGGCGTGCTGATTTCTGAAGTGGGATGGTTAGCAGTTTTTCCCCGGCAAACGCAATTTTTTTGGATTCGATCGACGCTTCGATCTCTTCTAGCAGTGCCGCGATCGATTCATGAAATGATTTGGGGGCTGTTTTTCGTTAATCTGTTCGGGCTTGATCCACTGGTAGGAATTGTGGCGATCGTTGTGCCTTACAGTGCGATCGTTGCCAAGGTCTTCTCCGAACTGCTAGATGAAACGCCACGTCAGCCCCTCAATGCTCTGCTTAGTAGCGGCACACCACCTCTGACGGCTTTGCTCTACAGCTTGCTGCCCCAGGCTTTTTTGGATCTACTGTCCTATAGCTTTTATCGCTTTGAATGTTCGCTGCGATCGGCGGCAGTGCTGGGCATCATTGGCGCAGGTGGACTGGGTTATCAGATCATGCTCAGTCTTCAATCGTTGCAGTATGAGCAGCTCTGGACGCTGTTTTATGCGCTGGTGATTCTCAACGGCTGCGTTGATCTACTCAGTGCCTCCTTGCGGCATCGGCTCGGTTCCCCCAGTCGGCTCGACCTGAACTTTCGCAAACGCTCTACAAATCCCAATCGGCATCCAAGTCGCGCAACTTCCCCATCTTCAAACTCGTTTTTTCAATTTTTTTGGCAGCATAGCCTCACCCTTGCCGGACTCAGTGCGATCGTCCTGATTCCCTTCTGTTTTTGGGTCGTCGGGGCCGACTACAGCAAACTCTGGTCAGCGCGTACCTTTCTACTTTTGAGTGAAATTACCCGATCGACCTTTCCGCCTAATTTTCAGCTGAGTCAGATTTCTCAACTGCTCATGCTTTCGCTCGAAACTGTAGCAATGTCGATTCTGGCGATCGTCCTGGCTGGCTTGGGCGGAATATTGCTGTCCTTTCCGGCAGCTCACAATTTCTTTCTACCGGGAGGCTTGCTGAAGCCGAGGCAGTCGGGCTGGGGCGATCGATTCTCTGCCTGGGCTTGGCTCCTGCTGACACGTCTGGTGCTGCTGGTTTTTCGGGCAATTCCTGCTCCAATCTGGGCATTGGTATCCCTGTTTATTGTGTTTCCGGGAATTCTGCCGGGGGCAATTGCTCTAGGCTTGCATAACCTGGGCATCTTGGGTCGCTTAATGGCTGAAGTTAATGAAAACCTGGATCAGCGTCCTCTAGCTGCCCTAAAAGCACAAGGCACACCTGCACCATCACTTTTCTTGTACGGCATTTTGCCGCTGACGTTAACTCGCTTTATTGCCTATGTTCTCTACCGCTGGGAGGTTTGTACGAGAGAGACTGTGATTGTAGGTTTGGTAGGTGCAGGCGGCTTAGGGCTTTTACTCACAGAACAGCTAAGCAGCTTCGACTATAGTCGTGTGGTTGTGACGCTCGGATGCTTTGTGCTGATTACGTTTGGAGTAGATTGGGCTAGCAGTGCTGCCAGACGATCGCTGCGGTAA
- the phnC gene encoding phosphonate ABC transporter ATP-binding protein: MSSELPVFELRQVSQQFGQFSALSQINLQIYPGERVALVGSSGAGKSTLLRLLNGTLFPSQGEVWALGHCLNRLSAKKLRRVQRQIGTIYQQFHLVNSLSVIHNVNAGHLGNWSFWKAALSLMHPLEAETAAKALHRVGIPEKLYDRTDQLSGGQQQRVAIARVLVQDPMAILADEPVSSLDPELSREIMDILRNLAQIEGKTLVVSLHSIDLAKSHCDRIIGLKAGQILFDLPSTDLTDSLITQIYQR, encoded by the coding sequence ATGTCTTCTGAACTGCCTGTTTTTGAACTTCGGCAAGTCTCGCAGCAATTCGGGCAGTTTTCAGCCCTGAGCCAGATTAACCTGCAAATTTATCCGGGTGAGCGAGTCGCGTTAGTAGGTTCGAGTGGGGCAGGCAAGAGTACGCTGCTGCGTTTGCTGAATGGAACGCTGTTTCCGAGCCAGGGTGAAGTTTGGGCGTTAGGGCATTGTCTGAATCGGCTTTCTGCCAAAAAGCTGCGGCGGGTGCAGCGACAAATCGGCACAATTTACCAGCAGTTTCATTTGGTCAACAGTCTATCGGTGATTCACAACGTCAACGCTGGGCATCTGGGGAACTGGTCATTCTGGAAAGCTGCTTTGTCCCTAATGCACCCACTGGAAGCCGAAACTGCCGCGAAAGCCCTTCATCGGGTTGGAATTCCCGAAAAACTCTACGATCGCACCGATCAGCTTTCTGGGGGACAGCAGCAGCGAGTCGCCATTGCCCGTGTTCTGGTGCAAGACCCAATGGCAATTTTGGCAGATGAACCTGTCTCCAGCCTCGACCCGGAGTTGAGCCGCGAAATCATGGATATCTTGCGAAATTTGGCGCAAATTGAAGGCAAAACTCTCGTTGTCAGCCTCCACTCGATCGATCTGGCAAAAAGTCACTGCGATCGGATCATTGGCTTAAAGGCAGGACAAATCCTTTTCGATCTCCCCTCCACCGATCTCACCGATTCCCTCATTACCCAGATTTACCAGCGCTAA
- a CDS encoding putative selenate ABC transporter substrate-binding protein: MRRILLAGLLLLPLVACAPSTPNASNQGASGTTENVKPLVTGAIPDQDPEKLQRLYGKLADYLSKEVGVPVVYKPVTDYTAAVTAFKVGDLDLVWFGGLTGVQARLQVPGAEAIAQRDIDADFHSVFIVNKKSGLKPISDEKGLQELKGRTFTFGSETSTSGRLMPQYFLEQAGLKLEDFKGQVGFSKNHDTTLKLVEAGTYDAGVLNEQVWQKRVEAGEVDLNKVEVIWRTPAYYDYHWVLNPQVKERYGSDFAQKVQAALLKLDPKVPEQKEILELFGAGKFIPTQNSNYQQIEAVGKQIGKIQ, from the coding sequence ATGAGACGAATTCTATTGGCGGGTTTGTTACTGTTGCCGTTGGTTGCTTGTGCACCGAGTACGCCAAACGCATCTAACCAGGGAGCATCGGGAACCACAGAAAATGTGAAGCCTTTAGTGACAGGGGCAATTCCAGATCAAGATCCGGAGAAGCTACAGCGGCTTTATGGCAAGCTGGCAGACTATCTCAGCAAAGAGGTGGGTGTACCTGTTGTCTATAAGCCTGTCACCGACTACACAGCCGCCGTGACTGCCTTTAAAGTGGGAGATCTGGATCTGGTTTGGTTTGGCGGACTGACCGGAGTGCAGGCGCGGTTGCAGGTTCCGGGGGCAGAAGCGATCGCTCAGCGCGATATTGATGCAGACTTCCACAGCGTTTTCATTGTTAACAAGAAATCGGGACTCAAGCCCATCAGCGACGAGAAAGGGCTACAGGAACTGAAAGGACGAACCTTCACTTTCGGTAGCGAAACCTCAACCTCTGGAAGACTGATGCCGCAGTATTTTTTAGAGCAGGCAGGCTTGAAGCTAGAAGACTTTAAAGGACAGGTTGGTTTCTCAAAGAATCACGATACCACTCTGAAGCTAGTGGAAGCTGGAACCTATGATGCCGGCGTGTTGAATGAACAAGTTTGGCAGAAGCGGGTTGAGGCAGGGGAGGTTGACCTCAACAAGGTGGAAGTGATCTGGAGAACTCCCGCTTACTACGACTATCATTGGGTGCTTAATCCTCAGGTCAAAGAGCGGTATGGCAGTGATTTTGCTCAAAAAGTCCAGGCTGCTCTGCTGAAGCTCGACCCAAAAGTGCCGGAGCAAAAGGAAATTTTGGAGTTGTTTGGCGCAGGCAAATTTATCCCAACGCAAAACTCGAACTATCAGCAAATTGAGGCTGTTGGTAAGCAGATCGGCAAGATTCAATAA
- a CDS encoding methionine gamma-lyase family protein codes for MMALLAIDLIEMNLMETILGKMSSFDQLQEAQQTLSQIFSAIDLQVKNNLKRVLDAFRHHQVGVHHFAGVTGYGHDDLGRETLDRVFAQVMGAEAAAVRVQFVSGTHAIAAALFGVLRPGDEMLAVTGAPYDTLEEVIGLRGANQGSLKDFGVSYRQLELTESGEVDWKALSAAIRPETRLVHIQRSCGYSWRSSLSIADIEKIVYLVKQQNPDTVCFVDNCYGEFIEDREPPAVGADLVAGSLIKNPGGTIVPAGGYVAGREDLVERAACRLTAPGIGREGGATFEQNRLLFQGLFLAPQMVGEAMKGNHLTAYVFDQLGYPVNPAPLAPRRDLIQAIKLGSPEKIIAFCKAIQQYSPIGSYLSPVPAQMPGYESDLVMAGGTFIDGSTSEFSADGPLREPYVVFCQGGTHWTHVALALEAAIEAVGQAE; via the coding sequence ATGATGGCATTGCTGGCGATCGATTTGATAGAGATGAATTTGATGGAGACGATATTGGGAAAAATGAGCAGTTTTGATCAGCTACAAGAGGCGCAGCAGACCCTATCTCAGATTTTTTCTGCAATTGACCTCCAGGTCAAGAATAATCTGAAACGGGTGTTAGATGCGTTTCGTCATCATCAGGTGGGGGTACATCATTTTGCTGGCGTGACAGGCTATGGGCACGATGATCTGGGGCGAGAGACCCTCGATCGCGTTTTTGCTCAAGTCATGGGAGCCGAAGCGGCTGCGGTGCGAGTGCAATTTGTTTCGGGAACTCATGCGATCGCGGCTGCCTTGTTTGGGGTCTTGCGTCCTGGTGACGAAATGCTGGCAGTTACTGGTGCACCTTATGACACATTGGAAGAAGTGATTGGACTGCGTGGCGCAAATCAGGGATCGCTGAAAGATTTTGGCGTTAGCTATCGGCAGCTAGAGTTAACTGAATCCGGTGAGGTTGACTGGAAAGCTTTATCAGCGGCAATCCGTCCAGAAACTCGACTGGTGCATATTCAGCGATCGTGTGGCTATTCCTGGCGTTCTAGTTTGTCGATCGCGGATATTGAAAAGATTGTTTATCTGGTGAAACAGCAGAACCCGGATACGGTTTGCTTTGTGGACAATTGCTATGGCGAATTTATTGAAGACCGTGAACCGCCTGCGGTTGGTGCTGATTTAGTTGCCGGATCGCTGATCAAAAATCCAGGGGGGACGATCGTGCCTGCGGGAGGCTATGTGGCAGGGCGCGAAGATCTGGTTGAACGGGCAGCTTGTCGGTTGACGGCTCCAGGGATTGGCAGAGAAGGCGGAGCTACATTTGAGCAAAATCGTTTACTGTTCCAGGGCTTGTTTCTCGCACCACAAATGGTCGGGGAAGCGATGAAGGGCAATCATTTGACTGCCTATGTGTTTGATCAATTGGGCTATCCGGTCAATCCTGCGCCCCTTGCACCCCGACGCGATTTGATTCAGGCAATCAAGCTTGGCTCTCCCGAAAAAATCATTGCCTTCTGCAAAGCAATCCAGCAGTATTCCCCGATCGGCTCTTATCTCAGCCCAGTTCCAGCGCAAATGCCCGGTTATGAGAGTGATCTGGTGATGGCAGGCGGCACGTTTATTGACGGCAGCACCTCAGAATTTTCGGCGGATGGTCCTTTGCGTGAACCTTATGTCGTGTTCTGTCAGGGTGGAACCCATTGGACGCACGTTGCACTGGCTCTAGAAGCGGCGATCGAGGCAGTGGGTCAGGCGGAGTAG
- a CDS encoding acyl-CoA desaturase, with protein sequence MTIASVEEKLPRDWAVIVFMTAIHLGALLAFLPGNFSWAAVGLTLFLHWLTGCLGITLGWHRLVSHRSFQTPKWLEYVLVFCGTLSMQGGPIWWVGLHRHHHLYSDQSNDHHDSNKGFWWSHMGWMLREVPAEAEVGRFTKDIADDPFYQFCDKYFLPIQIAFGVLLYLIGGWSFVVWGIFVRLVLVYHATWFINSATHKFGYRTYDSNDKSTNCWWAAVLAYGEGWHNNHHAFQYSARHGLKWWEVDMTWWMVCTLKTLGLATKVKVAEP encoded by the coding sequence ATGACTATTGCATCTGTAGAAGAAAAACTTCCCCGTGATTGGGCGGTCATTGTTTTCATGACGGCAATCCACCTAGGGGCACTCCTCGCTTTCCTGCCAGGAAACTTTAGTTGGGCAGCAGTGGGGCTAACTTTATTTCTCCACTGGCTGACGGGTTGTCTTGGCATTACATTGGGTTGGCATCGACTGGTAAGCCACCGCAGCTTCCAAACCCCTAAATGGCTGGAGTACGTTCTTGTTTTTTGCGGCACGCTCTCAATGCAGGGTGGTCCAATCTGGTGGGTGGGGCTACATCGCCACCATCACCTTTACTCTGACCAGAGTAACGATCACCACGATTCCAACAAAGGCTTCTGGTGGAGTCACATGGGCTGGATGCTGCGCGAAGTACCTGCCGAAGCAGAAGTTGGTCGGTTCACCAAAGATATTGCCGACGACCCATTTTATCAGTTCTGTGACAAGTACTTTCTACCGATTCAAATCGCCTTCGGCGTTCTGCTTTACTTAATCGGCGGCTGGTCGTTTGTCGTTTGGGGCATTTTTGTGCGGTTGGTGCTGGTCTACCATGCCACCTGGTTTATCAACAGCGCGACTCACAAATTTGGCTACCGCACCTACGACTCCAACGATAAGTCTACAAACTGCTGGTGGGCGGCGGTTTTAGCCTACGGTGAGGGCTGGCACAATAATCATCATGCGTTTCAATACTCTGCCCGGCATGGCTTAAAGTGGTGGGAAGTTGATATGACCTGGTGGATGGTCTGTACTTTAAAGACGCTAGGGCTGGCAACAAAGGTTAAAGTTGCAGAACCTTAA
- a CDS encoding glutamate-5-semialdehyde dehydrogenase, whose protein sequence is MNASPDLTTTAHQAYQASLILSASRGSERGRALQLMAEALRERQDDILEANTLDLEVSREMAVPELVLDWLKLTPERLQTIGNILQRLAELSDPIQQVLNVPSFQVDQCQTYHQLMPLGVIALVYEAFPELGAIAAGLCIRTGNSLILRGGTEASHSNQVLADTLRLAMEDAGLPVDAVQLLPSDQGDLTRELVTLDRYVNLVIPYGRASLVQQVMRQATAPVLKTAMGNCYLYWSPSGSLDVARWMILDSRQGEPDPVNAIEKVLVHRQHSTTSLMMLWNSLKEKGFELRGDAELVAEFPDIFKSEAKDAEWSQASLDNTITFKAVDGLETAIAWINAFSSGHADCLATESYQESRQFALGINSAITYINASPRFYRIPKRGSPIALGMSNQKGHRRGLISLETLTTVKHIVQGNGIG, encoded by the coding sequence TTGAACGCTTCACCTGATCTCACCACAACTGCCCATCAAGCCTATCAAGCATCCCTGATTCTGTCTGCTTCACGCGGCAGCGAACGAGGCCGGGCGCTCCAACTTATGGCAGAAGCGCTCCGAGAGCGACAGGATGACATTCTCGAAGCCAATACGCTCGATCTCGAAGTGAGCCGGGAGATGGCTGTTCCAGAACTGGTCTTAGATTGGCTCAAGCTCACCCCAGAACGCCTGCAAACGATCGGGAATATTTTACAAAGACTGGCAGAACTCTCTGACCCGATTCAGCAGGTTCTCAATGTGCCTTCCTTTCAGGTGGATCAATGCCAGACCTATCATCAACTGATGCCGCTAGGCGTGATTGCCCTTGTCTATGAGGCATTTCCAGAACTGGGAGCCATTGCTGCTGGGCTTTGTATTCGGACTGGAAACAGCTTGATCTTGCGGGGCGGTACAGAAGCCAGCCACTCGAATCAGGTTCTTGCTGATACGCTTCGTCTAGCAATGGAGGATGCAGGCTTACCCGTTGATGCTGTCCAGCTCTTGCCTTCTGATCAAGGCGATCTGACCCGTGAACTTGTAACGCTCGATCGCTACGTTAACCTGGTGATTCCTTATGGCAGAGCCAGCCTAGTGCAGCAAGTGATGCGTCAGGCAACTGCTCCCGTTCTCAAAACTGCGATGGGCAACTGCTATCTCTACTGGTCGCCCTCAGGCAGCCTGGATGTAGCGAGATGGATGATTCTTGATAGCCGTCAGGGTGAGCCTGATCCAGTCAATGCGATCGAGAAAGTGTTGGTTCACCGCCAGCACAGCACTACTTCACTAATGATGCTCTGGAACAGCTTGAAAGAAAAAGGATTTGAGCTGCGGGGCGATGCTGAATTAGTCGCCGAATTCCCCGATATTTTTAAGAGCGAAGCGAAGGACGCCGAGTGGTCGCAGGCATCTCTCGACAACACCATTACCTTCAAAGCGGTCGATGGACTGGAAACGGCAATTGCCTGGATCAATGCCTTCAGCAGCGGACATGCTGATTGTTTGGCAACTGAATCGTATCAGGAAAGCCGCCAGTTCGCTTTGGGCATCAACAGTGCCATCACCTATATCAATGCTTCTCCCCGCTTCTACCGCATTCCCAAACGAGGTAGCCCGATCGCCTTGGGAATGTCTAACCAAAAAGGACACCGCCGGGGGTTAATTAGTTTAGAAACCCTCACGACGGTGAAACATATTGTCCAAGGTAACGGGATAGGCTAG
- the ribH gene encoding 6,7-dimethyl-8-ribityllumazine synthase, with protein sequence MAVFEGTFTDTDALRFAIVIGRFNDLVTGKLLEGCQDCLKRHGIDPSPNGTQVDYAWVPGCFEIPLLARQLALSHRYDAIICIGAVIRGSTPHFDFVGAEVSKGIAAASFQTGVPVVFGVLTTDTMQQALERAGIKSNKGWEFAMSAIEMATLMRQVRSLNPDAHGNSLGAATPQFSGSLKSAIPAEQAE encoded by the coding sequence ATGGCAGTTTTTGAGGGCACGTTTACAGACACTGACGCGCTTCGTTTTGCGATCGTCATTGGTCGATTTAACGATTTGGTGACGGGCAAACTCCTGGAAGGATGTCAGGATTGTTTGAAACGTCACGGTATTGATCCAAGTCCAAATGGAACTCAGGTCGATTACGCTTGGGTTCCAGGTTGTTTTGAAATTCCTTTATTGGCGCGTCAGCTTGCCCTCTCTCACCGCTACGATGCAATTATTTGTATTGGAGCAGTCATTCGTGGCTCGACCCCACATTTTGACTTTGTGGGAGCAGAAGTCTCGAAAGGCATAGCAGCAGCAAGTTTTCAGACGGGTGTTCCGGTGGTCTTTGGCGTTTTGACGACGGATACAATGCAGCAAGCGCTAGAGCGAGCCGGGATCAAAAGTAATAAGGGCTGGGAATTTGCCATGAGTGCGATCGAGATGGCAACCTTGATGCGTCAGGTCAGAAGCCTCAATCCCGATGCTCACGGCAACAGCCTGGGGGCGGCAACTCCGCAGTTTTCTGGCTCCCTCAAGAGTGCTATTCCGGCTGAACAGGCTGAATAA
- the psbZ gene encoding photosystem II reaction center protein PsbZ, with product MSILFQIALAALVIMSFVMVIGVPVAYASPRNWEQSKRLILLGSGLWVLLVLLVGGLNYFVV from the coding sequence ATGTCCATTCTGTTCCAAATTGCCTTGGCAGCTTTGGTCATCATGTCGTTTGTCATGGTGATTGGTGTTCCTGTTGCCTATGCCTCGCCCCGCAACTGGGAGCAATCGAAGCGGCTGATTCTGTTAGGGTCAGGGCTGTGGGTTTTGCTTGTCCTGCTGGTCGGCGGCTTGAACTACTTTGTGGTTTAG
- a CDS encoding CBS domain-containing protein, whose protein sequence is MDIILCHTTADFDTLGAAIGLTRLRPGARVVLSGGCHPAVRDFLALHRDEYALIERRSVNPEQIRSLIVVDTQWRDRLGKAAEWLDLPELRVTVYDHHLDIEGDIPAAERQIEAIGAITTLIVEQLQAQQICPTPAEATVMALGIHVDTGSLTFDHTTVRDAAALTWLMSQGANLRTIAEYVEPGLSPQLQDLLTVALDRLQSESIRGFTATWVLLPVEGHVMGLSNLASRLLSLTEADVLLLATRFPVGEMAEERLTVIGRSRGTSISSPDLDLSELFQPFGGGGHPGAAALTLRTDKPENIFNQLLEQLRQQIPHPPTAEEIMSSPVRTIRPETTIAEAQRILLRYGHAGLSVVNAEGKLVGIISRRDIDIALHHGFSHAPVKGYMTTNLKTITPDTLLPEIESLMMTYDIGRLPVLEGGQLVGMVTRTDVLRQLHQEKVGGRGQRTGSGEQGTGLLREACLLPEVVQGMLRDRLIPALWDVLVMAARMTEQRGWQLYVVGGAVRDMLLSQAGESHLYDIDLVVDGFHRSADQAAGVELARSLQAIYPQSKLQIHGRFQTAALLWHNDPELDSLWIDIATARTEFYPYPAANPEVEASSIRQDLYRRDFTINAMAIRLTTPRRGELLDFFGGLLDLEARQICVLHANSFIEDPTRIYRAVRFAVRLGFQIDPQTEGYIRHAIASGVYYRIQAETDKTPALQTRLKQELKYILEAPYWKAAIQLLDDLGAICCIHPDLKLSNLLWWQMRLVDRWLIRFDAQRTLQHWQVLLEVMLTHLMPEVRVSVAEQFQLPADSIDRLSHFSEIQAFVTEHLPNCERPSQVYHLLSAYDLPSLTLLAITTPRPLRKRIWQYLTCYSTVKPLLDGNDLKQLGYKPGRQYKQILDAVLTATLDGAVSDRAAAEAFVMAQFPKP, encoded by the coding sequence ATGGACATTATCCTCTGCCATACCACTGCTGATTTCGATACGTTGGGGGCGGCGATCGGGCTAACTCGTTTGCGTCCGGGGGCAAGGGTAGTGTTGAGCGGGGGATGCCATCCAGCAGTACGCGATTTTCTGGCGCTGCATCGAGACGAGTATGCCTTAATTGAGCGGCGATCGGTCAACCCGGAGCAAATTCGATCGTTGATTGTCGTCGATACGCAGTGGCGCGATCGGTTAGGAAAGGCGGCGGAGTGGCTAGATTTACCCGAACTCAGGGTTACGGTATATGACCATCATTTAGATATTGAAGGCGATATTCCGGCAGCAGAACGGCAGATTGAGGCGATCGGGGCAATCACAACGCTGATTGTAGAGCAGCTTCAGGCACAGCAGATCTGTCCTACTCCAGCGGAAGCAACCGTGATGGCATTAGGGATTCATGTCGATACAGGTTCACTCACCTTTGACCATACGACCGTCCGCGATGCTGCCGCCTTGACCTGGTTAATGAGCCAGGGAGCCAATTTACGGACGATTGCCGAATATGTTGAGCCAGGTTTATCACCACAGTTACAAGACCTCCTGACCGTTGCCCTCGATCGGCTACAGAGTGAGAGCATTCGAGGCTTTACTGCTACATGGGTGCTGCTGCCAGTTGAAGGTCATGTGATGGGCTTGTCGAACTTGGCATCCCGGTTGTTGAGCTTGACAGAAGCGGATGTGTTGCTGTTGGCGACGCGCTTCCCCGTAGGAGAGATGGCAGAGGAGCGGCTGACGGTGATTGGTCGATCGCGGGGTACAAGCATCTCTTCCCCTGATCTGGACTTAAGCGAACTGTTCCAGCCGTTTGGGGGAGGTGGACATCCGGGAGCAGCCGCCCTCACCTTGCGCACTGATAAACCAGAAAACATTTTCAACCAGCTGCTCGAACAACTACGGCAGCAGATCCCCCATCCGCCCACTGCCGAGGAGATTATGTCTTCGCCAGTTCGCACGATCCGACCAGAAACAACGATCGCCGAAGCCCAGCGAATTCTGTTGCGCTACGGTCATGCTGGATTATCAGTCGTGAATGCAGAAGGAAAGCTAGTCGGCATTATCTCGCGACGCGACATTGACATTGCCTTACATCACGGTTTCAGTCATGCCCCGGTTAAGGGCTATATGACGACCAATCTGAAAACCATTACGCCAGATACGCTGCTGCCAGAGATTGAGTCCTTGATGATGACCTATGACATTGGAAGGCTTCCCGTTCTGGAGGGTGGGCAACTGGTTGGGATGGTCACAAGAACTGATGTGCTGCGACAGTTGCATCAGGAGAAAGTAGGAGGCAGAGGGCAGAGAACAGGAAGTGGAGAGCAAGGGACAGGGTTACTGCGGGAAGCTTGTTTGTTGCCGGAAGTGGTGCAGGGAATGTTGCGCGATCGACTCATCCCGGCGCTGTGGGATGTGCTGGTGATGGCGGCGAGAATGACGGAGCAGCGAGGATGGCAGCTTTATGTGGTGGGGGGTGCAGTGCGAGATATGCTGCTGTCGCAGGCAGGGGAGTCTCATCTATATGACATTGATTTAGTGGTAGATGGCTTTCATCGATCGGCAGATCAGGCAGCAGGGGTGGAGTTGGCGCGATCGCTCCAGGCAATTTATCCGCAGTCGAAGCTCCAGATTCACGGTCGGTTTCAAACGGCAGCGTTGCTCTGGCACAACGACCCCGAACTCGATTCTCTGTGGATCGACATTGCCACTGCCCGCACCGAGTTTTATCCTTATCCAGCAGCAAACCCAGAAGTGGAAGCGAGTTCAATTCGTCAGGATCTTTATCGTCGTGATTTTACGATCAATGCGATGGCAATCCGGTTGACCACACCACGACGCGGCGAACTGCTGGACTTTTTTGGGGGCTTGCTTGACCTGGAAGCCAGACAGATTTGCGTTCTCCATGCTAATAGCTTCATTGAAGACCCAACCCGGATTTATCGTGCCGTTCGCTTTGCCGTGCGCCTCGGATTTCAGATTGATCCGCAAACAGAGGGCTATATCCGTCATGCCATTGCCAGTGGGGTCTATTACCGAATTCAGGCAGAAACGGACAAAACCCCGGCACTGCAAACTCGTTTGAAACAGGAATTGAAATACATTCTGGAGGCTCCTTACTGGAAGGCGGCGATCCAGCTTTTAGACGATCTGGGAGCGATTTGCTGCATCCATCCTGATCTGAAGCTGAGTAATTTACTGTGGTGGCAGATGCGTCTGGTCGATCGCTGGCTCATTCGCTTCGATGCCCAAAGAACCCTACAACACTGGCAGGTTTTGCTGGAGGTGATGCTGACTCATCTGATGCCAGAAGTCCGTGTCTCTGTGGCTGAGCAATTTCAGCTTCCGGCAGACAGTATCGATCGCCTCAGCCATTTTTCTGAAATTCAAGCGTTTGTGACTGAGCATCTGCCAAACTGTGAGCGTCCGAGCCAGGTCTATCACCTGTTAAGCGCGTATGATCTGCCCAGCCTCACCCTACTTGCGATTACGACTCCTCGACCCCTTCGCAAGCGGATCTGGCAATATCTCACCTGTTACTCCACCGTGAAGCCACTCTTAGACGGGAATGATTTGAAGCAGCTAGGCTATAAACCCGGTCGACAGTACAAGCAAATACTAGATGCAGTATTAACCGCAACGCTGGATGGAGCAGTGAGCGATCGAGCCGCCGCAGAGGCGTTTGTCATGGCACAGTTTCCAAAACCATAG
- a CDS encoding NUDIX domain-containing protein: protein MNYSKPERVGAFIIRKAVSGRYELLLFKHLDYEEAGIQVPGGGIEPGESIEAALYREIDEESGLKNLKLIRKLGVFERCWLDTQLTSRRHYFLLEAPAPTLDRWEHKVCGNGSDAGLRFAYFWQRPPIELLVTDSAQFFLNPKYIPELYP from the coding sequence ATGAATTACTCTAAACCCGAACGAGTTGGCGCATTTATTATTCGCAAAGCGGTTTCTGGTCGTTATGAGCTACTGCTGTTCAAACATCTCGACTATGAGGAGGCGGGCATTCAAGTTCCGGGCGGCGGCATTGAACCTGGAGAATCGATCGAAGCTGCCCTTTATCGAGAAATTGATGAAGAGAGCGGGTTGAAAAATCTCAAGCTGATTCGTAAATTAGGGGTTTTTGAGCGATGCTGGCTTGATACGCAGCTCACCTCCCGTCGCCACTATTTTTTGCTAGAAGCACCCGCTCCCACGCTCGATCGCTGGGAACATAAGGTTTGTGGCAATGGCTCAGATGCCGGGCTGCGCTTCGCCTACTTCTGGCAACGCCCCCCGATCGAGCTGCTTGTAACCGACAGTGCCCAATTTTTTTTGAATCCAAAATACATTCCTGAGCTATACCCCTGA